The sequence CTTTAATCTACCtaatgttttctttcaaaattaaagcaggtctgtatccaaacaggaagtaagctACCCTTCATTCAAGGCAAAACAGTAGCATATCAGAATGAGATCAAAAGGAGAGGTTCATCATAGTAGACCACAGAGATTGGTCACCATTAAAGACTTTGATAAATTtacaatccatccatcaatccaggAATAAGGTTGCTATGAGCATGCAAACACTGAgttctatgtgtgactgaattatttatttagatCTTTAGAGAGATGTTCAcatctttcctggcttggttttatttgaggaGGGTAAAAgtctgagcccatgacatcaccagtcttgatagGGAATCCTCACCCCCACTAacactacaatgatataaaatcaacaaacagttcatctcagtacagtctgtagTTAGCCGATGTCCCTGtcttcactgaaagttaacaaCGAGCgacatgtttttgttcactgtgaggtaaatttcccaaatctctCAGCCGCAGTGACCTACAGCATCAcaagagatttgtgccagaaaacagtaaatctgATCCCCAACCTCTCTCTGTAGCACAAAGTCTGGCAGCtatgctctgatcagaagctttgtttttgtttttgagggaatcgtatttctcatgagtgggcgtggcttcagctcatttaacagacacacccacaacatcctagagcagatttaaCTGCCTCATTAATTTTATACACTTAAAGATggttttcatgactgaaatttggcctggtggttcataacacagttgCCTGTCATacaagaaatttaaaataaatattttttatcactttacatgGACTTTAAAGCCAATTTGATAACATAAATTGACTGTTTATTGGAGTAGTTATGGTTGTTCTTACTGGCCATAAAATATAGTATATTTCAAACTGGATACTACCAgagtaaaaaatttaaatagtGCATCGAAATCAGTTTTGTTGCCAAGTACTTTAAAAGAAATTCCACAGCCTTCTACCATTTATTACATTGTAAAagcttgtttttattgaaaaaaaagtaaaaaaaaaaaaaaatccaactgtAATCCAAAGGggtaaaatacagaaattgtgTAATTATTTTGTAGTCTCGATCTAAAATGAAGTTGAtgataaattcatttttaaatgcaactgaaaatttgaaatgtatccagaaaaactattttaaaatgaaaaatgactcattttcacaaaaactgtccattttctttaaattcaggGCTGCAAATCAAACAGAAgactgaaattcaaaaatacACGAATTTCACCGAGTTCCCCCTGACAGTAGTTTATTATAGTATCGCTCTTATAGAGTGGCTTTCAAACATACTTCATAGTATAACACCTGAGTTATTTATTCATAACGTGGGGTTCAGGTGTCCCCCTGTctctcctcgtcctcctcctccgtcATCCCGTCGCGCCGGAAAAGGCCGAGCAGCAGAAAAAGGAGGCGTTTCCTCCAACAACACATCAGCTGCAAATTTATGCAAAACAGTCAAAGCAccgaggctgctgctgctgaggccGTCCTGCAGAGACTGAAACCAGCACCTAGAGCGGGCTGCGGGGCCGCTGAGCCGCTCACAGCCGACCAGCAGCGGGCAGGAGCAGCGGAGAGAGCCGGAGAGGAGACGGTAAGCACGGAGAGAGAGAGCCGGAGAGCCCCGGTAACGATCCGGTAAGAACcagacagcagcagaggttAGCGGGATGCTAGGAGGAGTAGCCTCCGGTCTGCGGGTCCTTCTCTGTTTAAACATGGAGGTCTGAAACATGGAGGCTAGCTGGCTAACATTagctctgtgtttgtggctCTCATGGTGGATGtggatggagagaaagaggagcttTGGAACAGGCTGGAGCTGGAACAGGGACTGCTGCTGGGACAGgagagtggaggaggaggaggggtaatGAAGATAATGCAGGGACTTAATTCTGACAACACCAAACAGGTCCAAGTGTACTCCACAGGatgtgaaataataataaacaggTGAACACATGGTTTAAAGATCTTAAAATCAGATTACTATTGAGTACTATCGATATTACAGAAGGGATAATGTTTTAAGTTTCTGAAAGATGCACAGTGGAGATTGTAAAAAGCCTGTTGCTCCAAATTGGGGTTCGtttaagtgattttaaaatcagaatcagGATCATGAGTTGAGAAATGTGCATGGCATAAGAGATCAGGTAATAAAACTGGTGTTGGCTGATGTAAAGGGATGCTCGTCAGCATGATAGTTATTGCAGATATTTATCGATATCTGCAGATTTATCCATGTCAAGCTCTCCTTTTGAAGATGATTCAATCTGAGTCTGGATTCACAGGCTGTGATTGGATTCACTGAACTCACAGTATAAACTCTCATGGACAGGTAAAAGATCAGCAGGAGTCTCAAGAGATTTCGCCAGAGCGGACAAACCAGGTTATGATAACAATCAGCAGAGCCCAAGTAAATCCATTTATAATGTTAAAGTCTGGCTTAATCTTGTTGCATTTTGCTGATCAAGCAGTCCAAGGAGTGATGCACTCACATCTTTCACTTATAAATCAGTTATCAATCCAGATAAGGCGTTTTACAGGGCAGAACAAGTGTCCTGCTGGTCCGactctgatctgatctgatggtagaatgtgagagaaaatgtttcaTACTAGGAGTGTTACACTAAGGAAGTGGCATCAGCTAAATCCTTACTTTTATGATTGGTTTTAGCCCTAATTTTCACAGTCAGTGCATCTCTACTTCTTTATTGTGAAGGACAACAAGTGTTTCCTGTGCAAGGAGAGGTGGAGTCAAgtagagctgagagaggagcagggaaggAGCTCCTGTAAAATGTTCGGGGATCACAATGGGCCCCATTGAGCATGTGGCACCCAAGGTAACCGCCTATACCTGATGACACAGATGAatattttgccaatatttaaggcCGATCTATGATTTATCCTGCTGATgtgtacagctgaaaatgtGTATCTGGCAATAACATTATCATGGCAATGATACAGTTCAGCATTAAAATgtctgctgatatttaaggccaaTAGTTCAGCCTTAAATATGAGCACATGGTGGAATATGTGCAGTTTTAAACAGAATCAACAAACCTACCTCAGCCAAAGTCCATCCCTTAAACGTTCAAGATTCCTCCATGAAAGGTCTGAGCTAAGGGCAGTTAAATTTTTGCTCTTGACAAGAaggtttttgcattttattccaAGCACTTTATCAGGGAACTTCCCTGCAaaattatttattgtatttgtaAAGTATCAactaaaatagttttagaaatatcagcacatCTTCCAAAATCCAATAGTGTGGATCACAAAACCTGCATACTGCTTTCTATGCAGCATGGTTCAACATCAGGGTTGTTTTAAAATTGCTGTTTTTCAAGATAAAAGTACAAAGATTTACACTAGcagttaaaagaaaatgtgcataaaatgttcacaagctgctttttgtacgttttttatttgtgagtatgacaaaaatatgaataCTGGAAAGATTAAAGTACTTTTTTAGGGATGAGGCGATAAGTCTTCTCCAGCCTGTGTGCTTTGAAGTGCagcttaaataaaaacagataaaaacaaaaagcttaCAGATGTCCGCAAGGCTAGTTTTAAGTCTCTTGTTGTGTGCAAATGTGCAATCAGTTACTTTACCATCTATAATGTCGCACACATCTGGTTAAAAGTTCAAAGAAATCATGATACAGATTCACTGCTGTGAATCTGAACAATGGTTGGCGATGTGTTTTgttagatttattatttttgttgatattttggggtttttatgcctttatttgattgTGGAGGGCAGTGGATGGAGTTGTTagtgacctaaccactaggccatctgcagcCCAGGGTTACTTCTTTCAACACCTAATAGTTCAAGGTGTGGTGGTTGTGTAAAAAAAGGTGgatatatttatttcaaaatttaaaacatattctGATATTTGTTGAGGAGAAATACTCTTTTTGAAAGTCTGCAGTACCTCTGGACCAGATTCTGGCCAGATCTGGTGTTTGTTGTTAGAATCTGGATCGCAAATGTGGAGAATCTGCACAACAAATAACTCtaatataaaatgaataaaattccTTCTATGAGAAatgcattttgcaattaaacTTGATTTGGATTCAAATATaattctgtgcatttttttactcAGGCACTTTCTTGTTAAACAATatgtttgttattttaacagaaaaagagaaactgcaaaaaaagttttgattttctttatgtattttatgtctGAATTGTTGagttctgttttcatgtttaaatcaaacttttttcagGAAACTTTTCTTGTTTAAGCGGTGAGGAAAGAGGTTTCTATCATGATTATCCTGTGCAAAGCAGCTCTTTTTCTAGACTATTTTGACTCCATctttcaaatctttttttcaaagaacTGTAACAGTTTCACAAGGCTTTGTTATGCTTTTAAGAAAGAAATCTGAAATAACTTATTGAAGTGTTAGGTAAAAATATCATGTGTGGACATCTGCTCAGAGTATTCCCATCAGCGATAACCGGATATGAACCAGCAGGTGAAACATCGCCTAAGAGCTGCACGACTTCCTGTCTCTGTGAAGGATGGCGCGTGTCAGGAGCAGTGATGGCCGGAGAGAAATCATCAGAGAAAGTgttgagtgtctgtgtgtgactgaTGGACACATCCCCTGTCTTCTCAGACACCATGGAGACGGACGGAGAGCAGAGCCAGCAGGGGGCCTCGACCAATGGGAGCGCTGCATCTGGGACGAGTTCCCGCCCCTCTCCTATGAACTCGATGTCTCTGTATGAAAGACAGGCTGTGCAGGTGAGTCTGTGAGAAAAACAATCATCAATCATTTGATTAGGGTGCATTTTTTAACACAACAAAGGGCAAATGTCTCAgactctcgctctctctctttttctcgctctctctctctctctctctctctctctctctctctctctctctctctctctctctctctgtgtatCTCTAATGTTTGGTAAAATGTTTTAGCacagatatataaatatacCCCCTAAATTATGATTGACGACACCAAATTCATCCATTAGTTTCAGCATGGCCTTTTATCTCCTGCAGCAAAGATGTGGTTAATGTGGTTTCAGATGATTTATTGTCAAGCTTTGTTTTGGCCGAAGGCATGATGCAGCCTGCAGTAAAGATGTAATTTGCTGTAAAGCCTTTCTTGTGACACTGACTCGCCAGCTCCTCATGAAACTGTAAGAAAACATTATCTTTCAATTGACAAAGAACATTCATTTCATTGGCATGCAAACATAGCCCGATTATATTTCAGTAGAAGGATGTTCTAGTTTGTCTTCATGTTTCTGGCAGAAATTGATGCAGAGTGAGTGAAAGATGGCGGCAAAGGAGGAGATTGAGTTGGGCTAGGTTGATGGAGATGCCGTTTAATTTTCTCAGGCTTCTGTCACCCTGCGCAGCCATCTGTCTTTGTCACCGTGCACACTCTAATCCAGCCAGCCACACTCGCTCTCATCCTTCAACTTATTACAGTACCAGCCTCTGCACATACATCAAGCAGCTGGCACCCCCACCCTGCCTCGTCTGCTCTCATTCCTCTTGCTCCACTTCTCCCTCTCTcgtttttcatggcactgtacttccttttttcctaatttctcttctttcttttcttctctttccctctccttGGCCTTTGTCAACATATTCTCCACCTCCTTTGATTCCTTTCTTACCCATCCTGcttcccttctctctctctctttggtcCTTTTTACAACTTCTCTTTTAGCTCTTTCTGCCTAACTGCCCGGTGATTTATTTCATCTCTCTGCTCCTCCCGTCAGGCCCTGCAGGCGCTACAGAGGCAGCCGAATGCTGCTCAGTACTTCCAGCAGCtgatgctgcagcagcagatcaACAATGCCCAGCTGCAGAACCTGGCTGCTGTGCAACAGGTAAAGGTGGGTAGATGTTCATGAGATTAAATTTATCTGTACTTGGGACTATCCTTACGTCTGTGGTCTTTTTAAGGAGTTAAGCTGTATGTATGAAAACTTATAGTTAATAGGATGACATACTGTAGCCGTCTTCTCAGAGTGTATGAGTACAGAATGATAGCAGCAAATATCTGccgaaaaaatgttgaaatgataACAACTAacaataattttttaaataataatagtGCATTTATATATAAAAGGACACCCCTTTCATGCATGGATGTTGGATATGTGGTGAATGGGacatgaattttttattttaaaaagcaagaaaaacaaaggtCAGCAAATATACTTAGGTGGCTGTAAATTTGCCTGGATGGCCCATCAATGTTAGTACTGAACAATTAATTTAATTCTAATCACAATCAAAATTGCCATTGTGCTcacaatgtcaggctgtgcaattataTAACcacataaaaagcagcaaaagtttCCAAAAACGTCTGCAGAAAGGCAGAAGTGCCGCTATTTCACTTTATAGAAGtactttaaacttttattttttggaaaatattaagtttttttgAAAGTGTACTGCAGaaactttttcaggttttgcattttttttattaagctgtttaatatttgtatgttttgagttgtgAAATGTAAGCTTCAGgactatcattattctctgcatttacCTTAATAACCAAGCAAGGAGACACATGATACCATTTATCTATTATATCGTACTTGCAGTCTCTAATCACAATACTGTCCAGTATTATTCGAATTGCATATTACTACCAGATCATGCAGCACTAATCTAAATATAGTACATGTGCAGGAAACAGTGAAGGTACTTTATAGAGTAGGAGATGACTCAAACTTCCCCATTTACATGAAGTTTGACCTCTAAAATTGATCATCATAAAAGGTCTTAAAAGTCCTTTACTGGTCTGCTTTTATCATCTACTTACAAGCTCCTCCAGCAGCTTTGAGCTATAACTCAAAACATCTGACTTTTATTGGTTTATTGAAAAGATTGTAAGCATCTGCAAACAGacgatttttgtttttgtttgggttGGGCTGAAATATAAGCTTCTGTTTCctcccttctcttttttttacccacagttctctcttttcttcttcctctcaggCTACTCTAGCGGCCAGTCGTCAGTCCAGTCCTtccagcagcagctcctctcAGACCACCAGCTCCACAGCTGTATGTCCTGATTTTCAGACACCAGTCTCACTTATAACATTTTCACATCATTGAACTATGCTTTAAATTTGTGCATTATAAATTCAGATTTAATTCTACACATTAAAGTTAATCATGGTTCGTTTCTCAGGCCAGTGTGACGTCAGGATCAGGATCGACAACCAGCAGCCGTCCGATGGGCGTCTCGGCAACGTCCACGATCAGCCAATCGGTGCTGCTGAGTGGGACGGCAGGAGGGCAGGGACAGATGTATCTAAGGGTGAGATAAACTGTTTTATACCCTTTCAAGTATTTAgtatgattattattttaacactgtaaagaatctgttttaaaaaaagcctCAAGAAACAAACCCTAAAAGTAAAAGTGGGAACTTcactaaaaaagtgaaaacatctgCAACCAGAAGAGGAGAATTttagataaaaaagaaatattttaaatattaactcTCAAAAACAACCAACATTGTGCCTTACttagattagattttttttgcagtgtactGTTTTCTATAAATCAGAGATGTGAACTTTCCCTCCTCATTTGTTTATCattgtatttatatgtgttctAGGCAGGGCCACACAAACCCTCAGGTCATGTTTTCTGTATGTTCATTGGCCATGCTGTTGTCCTGCAGGTTAACCGCTCCCTGAGGGCGCCCATCTCTTCCCAGCTCATCTTTATGCCTGGAAGCACAGCAACAGCTGCCGTGGCGACCGTCACCCAGCAGCCCCAGGCTCAGCAAcagcaacaggaagtgacaccaACTTCTTCTTCCGGTGGCCAATCGGACAATGACCAGGTGCttggtgttttttatttttcagtcctTCTCGTCTTCTTTCAACCACACCACGGGGTTTTTTTCCATGGAATTAAActttgtgtttctgtatttcttgtgtttgtttaggTGCAAAATCTAGCGATGCGAGGAGTGTCCAGTCCAAAAGGTGTTGGTGTGAAGACAGAAGCCTCAGACAGGAGTGACTCTGGTAAAAACTTACATAAAATCCAGAAAATTAGTTACCACTAAGTGTAAGCTGCAGTATCCCAATAGGAGAAGAAGTGCAAACTTTCTGCCTGAATGACGATTTCCATGTTGTCCAGCAAGAATCACAACGTGCAGTTTCTGTGAGactgtgttgcttttttgtaCCATCTGTACAGAAAGTTTGTGCGTTACTCGCTACTGTAGTTGAGCTTTCATTGTGCAGTGATTGTGTGAGACAGACTCACAGCCCTTTAACTGAGGAGTGTTTTAAGTCAAATAAGCGCtccacaagatttatttcctcGACAGTATTCTCCCTGTTTTCCTTAAATGAAGGATTAAATGGGGATCACCTTTgcagtgcagtgaatgtgtctcaagtgattgtagtataaagacacctgtgtctggaaggtctattCATTGGttattcagtattcctggctaccattacaccatgaagacaaaagaacactccaagcaactcagagaaaatgttattgaggAGTATAAGTCAGAGGGTAGATACAAACATCaaaggtactgaacatcccccagagttcagttaaattcatcttgaagaaatggaaggaatatggcacatggcacaaacacaccatccacactgtgaagcacagtggtggcagcatcatgctgtagggatgcttcttggcagccgaccctgttaggcctcaaaaaggtggagggtaaaatgaatgcggcaaaatataggaaatttctggaggacaatcttattcagtcttcaagagaactacggcttgggagaagatttattttccaataaCACAATGACCTGCATGcagggaaagctacacagaaatggtttaaagacaaaaaggagaatgttctggagtggccgagtaaAAGCCCAGGCCTCAATCCAATAGTGAATTTGTTGCtggacttgaagggggtgaatatttatgcagtcacttattttaaattacatattttcattttattggcATTACTTCAAAGAAATTAATGTGTTGTTATGACCATAATAAGGCATGTGTAAGTctggtaaatgtttttttctgcctttttccaGCTGCCTACCCGTTGGTCCAGCCCTCGCACCAGTCAAACACTCAGTCCCCCACCAAACCAAGTCAGCCTCAGCCCCAGCCCCCTCACATCAAAATCCCCACTTACCCTCAGCCCACCAACCTCAAAGCCcacccctcttcctcctctggtgcctcgtcctccacctcctccatccctctctcccAGCTCCTTCTTCACGGGACTCGCACTCTAACTACAGGAACCACAGCTCCCACAGCAGCCCACACGCTGGTCTTAACTTCCAGCTCAGCAACCCAGCCCCATGGGTATCCTGTCGGCACAGCGACCATCAAACCAGCAGTGAACGCTCAGACGCTGGTGGTGCAGCCACTACAGAAGACATCGCTCAGTGCTGAGAAATCAGGACACGGGAATGGACCCATACCGATCCAACCAAAAACTCTGCAGGGGCTCCGCCTGCCACTCCAGCTTCCCTCCAGGAACCCCCCTCCCATCCTGCCAGCCCCACCTCCCGCCAGCAGCTCCGCCCAACCTCTGCAGACTCCACACATCCCAGTCCAGATTGTCGGGGCAAGGCAGAGCACGCTGGGAAATACACAGGCTCTGGCTCTGGCCCGTGGTAGCTGCAGTCAGGACGGAGCCGCTGTGCTCAGCAGCTCGTCCAGCCTCCTCACCATGGTGGCCTCCATCGCCTCCAGGGAGGGCGGAGTCGTTGGCCGAGGGGTTGGGCTAAAGACGCTACAGTCTCCTCAGGAGGCTCCCCCTCTGGCGCAGGTATCACAGGTGCATCCGCAGGTCAATCAGAGCTCGGCACAGAGTCAGAATGGACCCTTGTCATCAAGCCCTGCCTCCTCTCAGTCTCCTGCTGTTTCATCTCCTCCCTCTTCCATATCacgctcctctctctccctccccttgGTGGCAGAAGAGCAGAGAGGGTCATCGACTGTTGTGACCACAAACGGAGACTCGTCAGGAAGTTTGACACCACAGGTCAGAGATTAATAAATCAattattcatcattttctctcCAAGCAACACAGACTAGACAGATAAACAGCTCTAGTTGGCGACAGAATTACAGACCAAAGATAATCCAAATTAAAGGTTACAAAATCAGGATgtctgcaacaaaaaaaatacgAACTTTATTTTCTTGACTATGTTGTCCTATTTTTATCTTACAGTATGCAAGAAAAGCACAAAACTTTCACCACTGTAACTGATTAGAAATTGAAGATGCAATTGTGTCTTTAAGTAAATTGACAGGGTGTTATGGGTCTTTATGTGTCTATTCTGTTGTATTtattaatcactttttcagggGAAGCAGTTGAGTGGCTCACTAAAGAGAAAATCAGACTCTAATTCAGCGAATGATGAAGATGGCCCCTCTCCCCCTCGgctccagccaatcagagaccaCCCAACAATACTCTCTACTGAAGCTGGTAACAACACAGGAGCATTTAAATCTTCCTAAATAAAATCTACCAAGACCAGTGTTACACAATACTATCCTGATAATTTCTTCTCTCTTTACTCCCCTCTCCTTCTCCCCAGGCTCTGAAGCTCCAGCCCCTGTCGCCTCCTCGCCCTCCCCGGTGTTGTCAGTGTCCCGTGGGATCTGCGGCCAGGGGGAGAGAGCTCCTCCCCCTCAGGCTGTGGTCAAACCCAACGTCCTTACACATCTTATAGAGGGATTTGTTATCCAAGAGGGGGCGGAGCCTTTTCCTGTGAGTGCATTATGGGACATTTAGTTTCTGAAGTTGTTTACAGTTGAAGACAAATGTTTATACCTTttgatttttctccttttaatgATTGGTGACAGGTGTGTGGTTCAGTGAAAGACTCAGCTGGTGAGGATTTAACCAATGACAGTCCAGACACTAACCAATCAGAGACTGTTACAACAGCAACAGGTAACTTATCTCTACACGGGTGACAAAAACTATACGAGTAGTTTTTGCTTAAATtcacagatatattttttataataaGTGTTATTTTGGAAACTGTATAATTGTGGAAACTAAGCTTGGGGGGACTAATAATGTCATTATGAAGGATAAGAAGTGACTCCATACTTTACCACTTAACAGACTGTATAATAATTATCACTGGGATGAGGTGCTGCTGATTGCAACAATTCACTCACTTAAGATTAGCCTTGCATAACTAAGCATCTGCCTCTAGCTTCttgctggtgtatctgtgatggcagcagcatCACCTTACTCCTGAACACACAGGCAGGAGATACATACTCTGCATGCATTGTGCCCAGTCCATGGCTTTAGTTTTCTACATGGTTTCAGTTTTCATCCAACAACACAGAAGTTGCAGCATGATGTCCATAAGGTCACATGACTAACAGCCCATTTCCTGTGATGTGGCTATTTCCAAGCCATACATTGCCAATGCAGTTTAACGATATATTGCTCAGCCCTAGTTTGCAGTATTTACTTTTATCATcttcatttatgttaaaatattaacgAATTATAGAATTATCTTCAACTTTGCT comes from Cheilinus undulatus linkage group 16, ASM1832078v1, whole genome shotgun sequence and encodes:
- the LOC121524023 gene encoding polyhomeotic-like protein 1 isoform X1, coding for METDGEQSQQGASTNGSAASGTSSRPSPMNSMSLYERQAVQALQALQRQPNAAQYFQQLMLQQQINNAQLQNLAAVQQVKATLAASRQSSPSSSSSSQTTSSTAASVTSGSGSTTSSRPMGVSATSTISQSVLLSGTAGGQGQMYLRVNRSLRAPISSQLIFMPGSTATAAVATVTQQPQAQQQQQEVTPTSSSGGQSDNDQVQNLAMRGVSSPKGVGVKTEASDRSDSAAYPLVQPSHQSNTQSPTKPSQPQPQPPHIKIPTYPQPTNLKAHPSSSSGASSSTSSIPLSQLLLHGTRTLTTGTTAPTAAHTLVLTSSSATQPHGYPVGTATIKPAVNAQTLVVQPLQKTSLSAEKSGHGNGPIPIQPKTLQGLRLPLQLPSRNPPPILPAPPPASSSAQPLQTPHIPVQIVGARQSTLGNTQALALARGSCSQDGAAVLSSSSSLLTMVASIASREGGVVGRGVGLKTLQSPQEAPPLAQVSQVHPQVNQSSAQSQNGPLSSSPASSQSPAVSSPPSSISRSSLSLPLVAEEQRGSSTVVTTNGDSSGSLTPQGKQLSGSLKRKSDSNSANDEDGPSPPRLQPIRDHPTILSTEAGSEAPAPVASSPSPVLSVSRGICGQGERAPPPQAVVKPNVLTHLIEGFVIQEGAEPFPVCGSVKDSAGEDLTNDSPDTNQSETVTTATVLKCEYCKNFAPASQFRGTKRFCSMSCAKSMYWFPRYNVSFRQHFSVRQGHSQSHNATDQDQGQGHLSNSDEEGGITRRRVPRRTSSEIASAKIAGRPIPVKCRSESSHSDEESSGEEDEDDPMSLSPASSASCHQQQPPPPPSIPTENSAPSCPPASPAQWSVEEVSQFISSLQGCEDLAPQFLSQEIDGQALLLLKEEHLMSTMNIKLGPALKICAHINNLRD
- the LOC121524023 gene encoding polyhomeotic-like protein 1 isoform X3 yields the protein METDGEQSQQGASTNGSAASGTSSRPSPMNSMSLYERQAVQALQALQRQPNAAQYFQQLMLQQQINNAQLQNLAAVQQVKATLAASRQSSPSSSSSSQTTSSTAASVTSGSGSTTSSRPMGVSATSTISQSVLLSGTAGGQGQMYLRVNRSLRAPISSQLIFMPGSTATAAVATVTQQPQAQQQQQEVTPTSSSGGQSDNDQVQNLAMRGVSSPKGVGVKTEASDRSDSAAYPLVQPSHQSNTQSPTKPSQPQPQPPHIKIPTYPQPTNLKAHPSSSSGASSSTSSIPLSQLLLHGTRTLTTGTTAPTAAHTLVLTSSSATQPHGYPVGTATIKPAVNAQTLVVQPLQKTSLSAEKSGHGNGPIPIQPKTLQGLRLPLQLPSRNPPPILPAPPPASSSAQPLQTPHIPVQIVGARQSTLGNTQALALARGSCSQDGAAVLSSSSSLLTMVASIASREGGVVGRGVGLKTLQSPQEAPPLAQVSQVHPQVNQSSAQSQNGPLSSSPASSQSPAVSSPPSSISRSSLSLPLVAEEQRGSSTVVTTNGDSSGSLTPQGKQLSGSLKRKSDSNSANDEDGPSPPRLQPIRDHPTILSTEAGSEAPAPVASSPSPVLSVSRGICGQGERAPPPQAVVKPNVLTHLIEGFVIQEGAEPFPVCGSVKDSAGEDLTNDSPDTNQSETVTTATVLKCEYCKNFAPASQFRGTKRFCSMSCAKRYNVSFRQHFSVRQGHSQSHNATDQDQGQGHLSNSDEEGGITRRRVPRRTSSEIASAKIAGRPIPVKCRSESSHSDEESSGEEDEDDPMSLSPASSASCHQQQPPPPPSIPTENSAPSCPPASPAQWSVEEVSQFISSLQGCEDLAPQFLSQEIDGQALLLLKEEHLMSTMNIKLGPALKICAHINNLRD
- the LOC121524023 gene encoding polyhomeotic-like protein 1 isoform X4, coding for METDGEQSQQGASTNGSAASGTSSRPSPMNSMSLYERQAVQALQALQRQPNAAQYFQQLMLQQQINNAQLQNLAAVQQATLAASRQSSPSSSSSSQTTSSTAASVTSGSGSTTSSRPMGVSATSTISQSVLLSGTAGGQGQMYLRVNRSLRAPISSQLIFMPGSTATAAVATVTQQPQAQQQQQEVTPTSSSGGQSDNDQVQNLAMRGVSSPKGVGVKTEASDRSDSAAYPLVQPSHQSNTQSPTKPSQPQPQPPHIKIPTYPQPTNLKAHPSSSSGASSSTSSIPLSQLLLHGTRTLTTGTTAPTAAHTLVLTSSSATQPHGYPVGTATIKPAVNAQTLVVQPLQKTSLSAEKSGHGNGPIPIQPKTLQGLRLPLQLPSRNPPPILPAPPPASSSAQPLQTPHIPVQIVGARQSTLGNTQALALARGSCSQDGAAVLSSSSSLLTMVASIASREGGVVGRGVGLKTLQSPQEAPPLAQVSQVHPQVNQSSAQSQNGPLSSSPASSQSPAVSSPPSSISRSSLSLPLVAEEQRGSSTVVTTNGDSSGSLTPQGKQLSGSLKRKSDSNSANDEDGPSPPRLQPIRDHPTILSTEAGSEAPAPVASSPSPVLSVSRGICGQGERAPPPQAVVKPNVLTHLIEGFVIQEGAEPFPVCGSVKDSAGEDLTNDSPDTNQSETVTTATVLKCEYCKNFAPASQFRGTKRFCSMSCAKRYNVSFRQHFSVRQGHSQSHNATDQDQGQGHLSNSDEEGGITRRRVPRRTSSEIASAKIAGRPIPVKCRSESSHSDEESSGEEDEDDPMSLSPASSASCHQQQPPPPPSIPTENSAPSCPPASPAQWSVEEVSQFISSLQGCEDLAPQFLSQEIDGQALLLLKEEHLMSTMNIKLGPALKICAHINNLRD
- the LOC121524023 gene encoding polyhomeotic-like protein 1 isoform X2, whose protein sequence is METDGEQSQQGASTNGSAASGTSSRPSPMNSMSLYERQAVQALQALQRQPNAAQYFQQLMLQQQINNAQLQNLAAVQQATLAASRQSSPSSSSSSQTTSSTAASVTSGSGSTTSSRPMGVSATSTISQSVLLSGTAGGQGQMYLRVNRSLRAPISSQLIFMPGSTATAAVATVTQQPQAQQQQQEVTPTSSSGGQSDNDQVQNLAMRGVSSPKGVGVKTEASDRSDSAAYPLVQPSHQSNTQSPTKPSQPQPQPPHIKIPTYPQPTNLKAHPSSSSGASSSTSSIPLSQLLLHGTRTLTTGTTAPTAAHTLVLTSSSATQPHGYPVGTATIKPAVNAQTLVVQPLQKTSLSAEKSGHGNGPIPIQPKTLQGLRLPLQLPSRNPPPILPAPPPASSSAQPLQTPHIPVQIVGARQSTLGNTQALALARGSCSQDGAAVLSSSSSLLTMVASIASREGGVVGRGVGLKTLQSPQEAPPLAQVSQVHPQVNQSSAQSQNGPLSSSPASSQSPAVSSPPSSISRSSLSLPLVAEEQRGSSTVVTTNGDSSGSLTPQGKQLSGSLKRKSDSNSANDEDGPSPPRLQPIRDHPTILSTEAGSEAPAPVASSPSPVLSVSRGICGQGERAPPPQAVVKPNVLTHLIEGFVIQEGAEPFPVCGSVKDSAGEDLTNDSPDTNQSETVTTATVLKCEYCKNFAPASQFRGTKRFCSMSCAKSMYWFPRYNVSFRQHFSVRQGHSQSHNATDQDQGQGHLSNSDEEGGITRRRVPRRTSSEIASAKIAGRPIPVKCRSESSHSDEESSGEEDEDDPMSLSPASSASCHQQQPPPPPSIPTENSAPSCPPASPAQWSVEEVSQFISSLQGCEDLAPQFLSQEIDGQALLLLKEEHLMSTMNIKLGPALKICAHINNLRD